From the genome of Callithrix jacchus isolate 240 chromosome 7, calJac240_pri, whole genome shotgun sequence, one region includes:
- the DNALI1 gene encoding axonemal dynein light intermediate polypeptide 1 isoform X2 has translation MCRAELLNHFLPLLVPSSQAQALKVSPQQPGPSGPVQQPPKTKLLATSSVPDPTKQAEEILNAILPPREWAEDTQLWIQQVSSTPSTRMDVVHLQEQLDLKLQQRQARETGICPVRRELYSQCFDELIREVTINCAERGLLLLRVRDEIRMTIAAYQTLYESSVAFGMRKALQAEQGKADMERKIAELETEKRDLERQVTEQKAKCEATEKRESERRQVEEKQHNEEIQFLKRTNQQLKAQLEGIIAPKK, from the exons ATGTGTAGAGCTGAGCTCCTGAACCATTTCCTGCCCTTACTTGTGCCTTCATCTCAGGCTCAGGCACTGAAAGTCAGCCCCCAGCAGCCTGGACCCTCAGGTCCAGTCCAACAGCCACCCAAGACCAAGCTCCTGGCAACTTCTTCTGTCCCAGATCctacaaagcaggcagaagaaatcTTGAATGCCATCCTACCCCCGAG GGAGTGGGCGGAAGACACGCAGCTATGGATCCAGCAGGTGTCCAGCACCCCCAGCACCAGGATGGATGTGGTGCACCTCCAGGAACAGTTAGACTTAAAGCTGCAGCAGCGGCAGGCCAGGGAAACAGGCATCTGCCCTGTCCGCAGGGAACTCTACTCACAGTGTTTTG ATGAGTTGATCCGGGAGGTCACCATCAACTGTGCGGAGagggggctgctgctgctgcgcgTCCGGGACGAGATCCGCATGACCATCGCTGCCTACCAGACCTTGTATGAGAGCAGCGTGGCGTTTGGCATGAGGAAGGCACTGCAGGCCGAGCAGGGGAAGGCAGACATGGAGAGGAAA ATTGCAGAATtggagacagaaaagagagacCTGGAGAGGCAAGTGACCGAGCAGAAGGCAAAATGCGAAGCCACCGAGAAGCGGGAGAGTGAGAGGCGGCAGGTAGAGGAGAAGCAGCACAATGAGGAGATTCAGTTCCTAAAGCGGACAAATCAGCAGCTGAAG gCCCAACTGGAAGGCATTATTGCACCAAAGAAGTGA
- the DNALI1 gene encoding axonemal dynein light intermediate polypeptide 1 isoform X1, producing the protein MIPPADSLLKYDTPVLVSRNTEKRSPKAQALKVSPQQPGPSGPVQQPPKTKLLATSSVPDPTKQAEEILNAILPPREWAEDTQLWIQQVSSTPSTRMDVVHLQEQLDLKLQQRQARETGICPVRRELYSQCFDELIREVTINCAERGLLLLRVRDEIRMTIAAYQTLYESSVAFGMRKALQAEQGKADMERKIAELETEKRDLERQVTEQKAKCEATEKRESERRQVEEKQHNEEIQFLKRTNQQLKAQLEGIIAPKK; encoded by the exons ATGATTCCCCCCGCAGACTCTTTGCTCAAGTACGACACCCCGGTGCTGGTGAGCCGGAATACGGAGAAACGGAGCCCCAAG GCTCAGGCACTGAAAGTCAGCCCCCAGCAGCCTGGACCCTCAGGTCCAGTCCAACAGCCACCCAAGACCAAGCTCCTGGCAACTTCTTCTGTCCCAGATCctacaaagcaggcagaagaaatcTTGAATGCCATCCTACCCCCGAG GGAGTGGGCGGAAGACACGCAGCTATGGATCCAGCAGGTGTCCAGCACCCCCAGCACCAGGATGGATGTGGTGCACCTCCAGGAACAGTTAGACTTAAAGCTGCAGCAGCGGCAGGCCAGGGAAACAGGCATCTGCCCTGTCCGCAGGGAACTCTACTCACAGTGTTTTG ATGAGTTGATCCGGGAGGTCACCATCAACTGTGCGGAGagggggctgctgctgctgcgcgTCCGGGACGAGATCCGCATGACCATCGCTGCCTACCAGACCTTGTATGAGAGCAGCGTGGCGTTTGGCATGAGGAAGGCACTGCAGGCCGAGCAGGGGAAGGCAGACATGGAGAGGAAA ATTGCAGAATtggagacagaaaagagagacCTGGAGAGGCAAGTGACCGAGCAGAAGGCAAAATGCGAAGCCACCGAGAAGCGGGAGAGTGAGAGGCGGCAGGTAGAGGAGAAGCAGCACAATGAGGAGATTCAGTTCCTAAAGCGGACAAATCAGCAGCTGAAG gCCCAACTGGAAGGCATTATTGCACCAAAGAAGTGA
- the SNIP1 gene encoding smad nuclear-interacting protein 1 produces the protein MKAVKSERERGSRRRHRDVDVVLPATVVVKQERLSPEAAPPAHRRPDHSGGSPSPPASEPSRPGHRGNRARGVSRSPPKKKNKSSGRRSKSPRSKRTRSPHHSTVKVKQEREDHPRRGREDRQHREPSEQEHRRARNSDRDRHRGHSHQRRTSDERPGSGQGQGRDRDTQNLQAQEDERVFYNARRREHRQRNDVGGGGSETQELVPQPGGNNKEKEVPVKEKPSFELSGALLEDTNTFRGVVIKYSEPPEARIPKKRWRLYPFKNDEVLPVMYIHRQSAYLLGRHRRIADIPIDHPSCSKQHAVFQYRLVEYTRADGTVGRRVKPYIIDLGSGNGTFLNNKRIEPQRYYELKEKDVLKFGFSSREYVLLHESSDTSEIDRKDDEDEEEEEEVSDS, from the exons ATGAAGGCGGTGAAGAGCGAACGGGAGCGAGGGAGCCGGCGAAGACACCGGGACGTGGATGTGGTGCTGCCGGCGACGGTGGTGGTGAAGCAGGAGCGTCTCAGCCCGGAAGCCGCCCCTCCCGCCCACCGTCGTCCGGACCACTCCGGCGGTAGCCCTTCCCCGCCGGCCAGCGAGCCGAGCCGCCCGGGCCACCGCGGGAACCGAGCCCGAGGAGTTAGCCG GTCCCcacccaaaaagaaaaacaagtcctCAGGGAGAAGAAGCAAGTCTCCTCGGAGTAAGAGGACCCGAAGTCCTCACCACTCAACAGTCAAAGTGAAGCAG GAGCGTGAGGATCATCCCAGGAGAGGACGGGAGGATCGGCAGCACAGGGAACCATCGGAACAGGAACACAGGAGAGCCAGGAACAGTGACCGGGACAGACACCGGGGCCATTCCCACCAAAGGAGAACGTCTGACGAGAGGCCTGGGAGTGGGCAGGGTCAGGGACGGGATCGAGACACTCAGAACCTGCAGGCTCAGGAAGACGAGCGGGTGTTTTATAATGCCAGGCGACGGGAGCATCGCCAGAGGAATGACGTTGGTGGCGGTGGTAGTGAGACTCAGGAGTTGGTTCCTCAGCCTGGTggtaacaacaaagaaaaagaggtgccTGTTAAAGAAAAACCAAGCTTTGAACTTTCTGGGGCACTTCTTGAGGACACCAACACTTTTCGGGGTGTAGTCATTAAATATAGTGAGCCCCCAGAAGCACGTATCCCCAAAAAACGGTGGCGTCTCTACCCGTTTAAAAATGATGAGGTGCTGCCAGTCATGTACATACATCGACAGAGCGCATACCTGCTGGGTCGACACCGCCGCATTGCAGACATTCCAATCGATCACCCGTCTTGTTCAAAGCAGCATGCGGTCTTTCAATATCG GCTTGTGGAATATACCCGTGCTGATGGCACGGTTGGCCGAAGAGTGAAGCCCTACATCATTGACCTCGGCTCAGGCAATGGAACCTTCTTAAACAACAAACGTATTGAGCCACAGAGATACTATGAACTAAAAGAAAAGGATGTACTCAAATTTGGGTTCAGTAGCAGAGAATACGTCTTGCTCCATGAGTCGTCAGACACTTCTGAAATAGACAGGAAAGACGacgaggatgaggaggaggaggaagaagtgtCTGACAGCTAG